The Patescibacteria group bacterium genomic sequence CTGCCGTCTTTTCGCCTTCTTGGTCCAGGATCACGCGGCGGTAGAGCGAAGCGGTCTTGGAATACCGCTTGGCCCCCTCTACGGTTATGACGTTCAGCCCGCGCTCGAGCATCACGTCGGTCGCGAACGTCCCGTCGTCTTGCAGGAGCATGTGCACCCCGTTCACCAGCACCTTGGCGTCCGGATCGGCCTCGCCCGAAACGCGCACGCTCGCCTCATCGGTGGTGAATCCGTCCGAGGGCGAGGAGAGGGCGATGTCCGGGGCCGACACGATCCGGCGGACTTCGAGGCCGAGGTAGCCGCATAAGGCGAGCGCCACCGCCGCGAACCCTGCCGCCTTGAGGAGACGGCTTCCCACGAAGAGCTGCCTCGCGCTGGTGCGGCCGATGGGAAGCCGGGTGGCGCCGAGGAAATCGCAGGTGCCGCGTTCGGCATCGAAGCGGTGCAGGAAGTATTCCGGGTCGCCGCCGAGCGCTTTGGCGTACACCTTGAGGTATTGGCGGGCGTAGAGCGGGGCAGGGAGCTTGTCGTGGGCGTCTTTCTCGATCGCGTCAAGGACCGTCTTCGGGATCTTGGTCTTCGCGGCGAGTTCGGACAGCGTCCAGCCAACCGCCTTGCGCATCGCGTGCAAGGTGGCCCCAACGGTCCCGTTCTCATTGAGTTTTCGGATGACGAAACTCATGCCCCGATCGGCTACTCCTTCTTATTCTGCTCCTCTTCCCCCTCTTCTACAACCGTTGTGCCGTCCCCGTCTTCCTCCCCTCCGTCTTCATCGCTTTCCTCTTCGGAAGGTTCCTCCGCGTCCGCCTTCTCAAGCTCCGTCTCGACCTCCCCGCCCGGGGGCCATTCGTCGATCAGGATTTCCCGCGGCTTGGCCCCTTCGCCCGCGCCGATCACCCCGCGTTCTTCCATGAGGTCCATGATGCGGGCCGCCCGGCCGTAGCCCACCTTGAGCCGGCGTTGCAGCAGGGAGGTGGACGCCTTTCCGGATTGCAGGACCACCGCGACCGCGTCGTCGAGCAGCGGGTCGTCGTCGCCCTCGCCGTCGAAGGCGCTTCCTCCGCCCGGGGCGGGCTTCGTGATCGCCATGTTGTAATCCGGGACCCCCTGTTTCTTGAGGAACGCCACCACCCTGGCGCACTCGTCTTCGGACACGTACGCCCCCTGCAGGCGCCTGGGCTTGGACAGTTCGGCGCAGGTGAACAGCATGTCGCCGCGCCCGAGCAGCTTCTCGGCCCCGGAGGCGTCGAGGATGGTGCGCGAGTCCATCTGGGAGGCCACGGCGAAGGCCACGCGCGCCGGGACGTTGGCCTTGATGAGCCCGGTGATCACGTCCACGCTCGGCCGCTGGGTGGCGAGCAGGAGGTGGATGCCCACGGCGCGCGCCATCTGGGCGATGCGCACCACGAGCGCTTCCACCTCGCGGCCGCTGGTCTGCATGAGGTCGGCCAGCTCGTCGATGATCACCACGACCTTGGGCATCTTCTCCTCCGTCCTGGCGTTGAAGGAAGCGATGTCGCGCGCGCCGAACTTCGCGAGCACGTCGAGGCGGCGGTCCATCTCGCGCACGGTCCACTTGAGCGCGTTCACGGTGTCCTCGCCCTTGGTGATGGGCGGGACCAGCAGGTGCGGGATCCCTTCGTAGATCCCCATCTCGACGCGCTTGGGGTCCACGAGGATGAGCTTGAGGTCGTCCGGCCCGTTCTCGTACAAGAGCGAGATGATGAAGGTGTTGAGCGCGACCGACTTGCCCGAGCCCGTGGCGCCGGCCACCAGCATGTGCGGCATCTTGTCGAGCGCGACCACCGAGACGTTGCCGGACACGTCCTTCCCGAGCGGGAGCGCGAGGTTGGAGGCGCGGGCCTGGAACGGGCGGCTTTCCAGGAGTTCCCGCAGCGAGACCGTGGCCACGGTCTGGTTGGGCACCTCGATGCCCACCAGCGCCTTGCCCGGGATGGGCGCTTCGATGCGGATCGGGTGGGCGGCGAGCGCGAGCGCCAGGTCGTTCGTGAGCCCGACGATGCGCGCGAGCTTCACCCCCTGGGCCGGCCGGAGCGTGAACTGGGTGACCGTGGGGCCCACGCTCGTCTCGCCCATCTCCACGTCGATGCCGAATTGGACGAACGTCTTTTGGATGATCTCGATCTTCCGTTCGATGTCGCCCGCATCCGCCTTGCCCGCGCGTTTCTCGAGCAGGTCGAGCGGGATGATCACTTCGCGGCGTTCCTTGATGAGGAGGGCCTTCTCGCCCGGCGGCATCGTGACGGGTTTTGCCGGCTTCTTCTCGGACCCCTCCTCGTCTTCCTCGTCGAGCTCCTCTTCCTGCTCCTCAAGCTCCTCCTGCTCCCCAAGCCCCTCCTCGATCTCCACGTCCCGCGGCGCGAGCGTCTCCCGATGGAGCCGAGCGCCAAACCATCCCAGGAGATGCTCATGCGCCCCCGCGAGCCGTCGCAGCGAGGTGTTGAACGCGAGCAGGACGGCGATCACGAGCAGGGAAGAGGACACGATGAGGCTCCCCCAGTATCCGATGGCGGCCGGGAGCGCGAGGCCGAGGAACTGTCCCAGCCATCCGCCGGCCGCGGACAGGTCGGCGGTGAACGGTTCCGGCCGGTTCACCAGGATGAGGTTGAGCAGCGTGTTGAAGGAAAGGAAAAAACACAAGAGCCCCAGGTAGTTCCATCCGGAGAAGGTCCCGCGTTCCGGAAAGATCAGGGTCGCCCCGATGATGATGAGGATGACCGGCACAAGGAACCGGTCCCAGCCGAACAGGGCGGAGAGCCCTCCGTCCACCCAGCCGCCGAGGGAGCCGGCGATATGGAAAAACGACAGGAACATGAGCGCGGAGGCGGCGAACAGCCCCACGGCTACGATGCCACGCCTCGTGTCGGGGTCGAGCTCGAAACGGCCTTCCTCCTCCTCTTGCTGCCGGCGCTTACGTCTTCTGGCCATAGATGGCGGCATTTTACCAAACCATGCCCATCTTGACGATTTCGATTTTTTCTGCTAAAGTCCCACGTTCACAATCCAAGGTCGTCCCTCATGGGTCTGGAGAGAGCCGTGAGGGGAGAGAAGCCCCGTTTTTGCTGGTGATTTGTAGTAAATCCTCTCCGGCAAGAACGGGTTTTTTCATCCAGGAATACCCAAGTCCTTTCCAAGAACCCATCGTCGGAGGACGAAGACATGAAACTCCCGTTGTCCGTAGCTTGTATACGGAGAACGGGCGTGGATGGCGCCTCGATGCGGCAACGGCTCCGGCTGTTTCCGCACCGGCTGGTTCCCATCTGCCGAACATGCCGGCTGCGGCCGGCCACTGGGCGGACTCTTCGGCCTCCGACGATGGGTTTTTCATTCCTCGACACCCGTTCGTCCCAGGAGTATGATTGCGACCGATTTCCCGACCCTTGTCCCTTCCGGCGCGCCGGGGCCATGGGCTGGGAAATAACGGAAACGGTACCGTGAAAGCCCAGGGTCGATCCGTCGGATCGGCCACTCGTTCCCCCGCCCGCCGTAGTCCGCCGAAGTCCCACATGGATGGAGGTGGACGAAGGAGGGCCCACAATTCGATCAGAGGTCACCCAATGAAGCTGTTGGATAGCGTGTGTTGGAAGTGTTCGCTCCGGGCCTCCCCGGTCGCGATGGATGACGATGTCGTCCATCCCGGCAGCGGGATGAACGTCGGACGGATGCCGCGGCTCATGCGCGTGCGGGGCGAAGTGCTCTGCCGCGCGTGTGCCTTCGCGAAATACCCTGACGGGGCGTCATGGACCATGGTCCAGGCCGACCCCCCCAAGGTCGACCCGCTCACCGAAGCGCTCTTCGGCGATGCCCCCGTTTCCACGGCCAAGCGCCGCAAGCCGCCGCGGCCTTCCGAGGCCCGGCCGCCGCGCGGGGCCACGCGGCCGTCAGCGCTCAGCGCCAAGCCGAGCGATCGGCCTGCGCAGGAGATCCGTCAGAAGCCGCCAGGCGGCAGAGGAGGCCGTCGACGCGACGAGCTCGTCTGCCACCGGAAGAAGGCGGCGGCTGCGGCATCGGCGCCATCGAAGCCGAAGCCGCCGAAGAAGTGGACGGATCGTCCGTCGGTCCTGATCGGGACGGCGGTGCTCACGCCCGCGCAGGCCAAGCGGCAGTGGGAAGCCCTTGAGAAGGCACGCCTGAAAGCGATGTGGGCCGACGTCCGCAAGCGCAAGAAGGAGGAGAAGGCGCTCACGCGCAAGGCCGCGGCGAAGGCGAAGGAGCAGGCCGAGATCGCGAAGTGGGCCTGCCCCGAACATCTCGTCGGCTCCGTGGCGTTCGTCGGCGGCAAGAAGCGTTGGGCGCCCGCCCAGGACCCGGCCGAGGTGATCCGCCTCGCGGGGCCTGAACAGGAAGGGGAGATGTTCCCCAAGCCCCTGCGCAAGGCACCGCTCCCCATGGTCACGGGGGGCACGAGCCACGCGTCGGCGCCATCGATCCTCCTCAAGGAGATCGACGTCGTCGCCGAGGTGCTCGCGATGGCCGAGGAGAAGGTCATCGACCTGCAGGAGATGCTCGCTACGTCGCAGAAGGCGTACCGCTCACCGATGCTCCTCATGGAGACGAATCCGACCATGCGCCTGAAACAGGTGCGCTGGAGCGAGGACGGCTCCGCCAGCGGGTGGGAGGTCTACAAGGCGTACTGCGTCGAAGCGGCCGCCGCTGACGAGACCATGCTGTTCAGCATGGTTCCGTAGGCACAGGCTGAACGGGAGCTCGCGGGGCCGGAGAGAGTACGTCTCTCCGGCCCCGCACACCCAAACCCCTTGATTCTTTTCAAAAAATCCGATACGGTTTCCCCAGTCGTCTTTCGCAGGCTGCGAAGGGGAGTACGGTTCCGTCGGGTGATTGCCGCAAGCGCTTCGTTCCGTCGCAAGGCGGGGCAAAATCTCTCTCCTCGGCGTTTGGCAGGCACGCGTCCGGCTCTTCGAAAACCGTGGCTTCCACTCGCAGCCTTTGACAGGCGACTTGACCCTTTTCAGGCCCACTGGTATCCTCCCGCCAGCGTCTCTCCGTCTCTTGCCGAACGGTCTACCGGGATACGCGGAACGAAGCGAAAAGCTAACCCTTTTCCTGATGTCCGCATCCCTTGTAACCAACCAATGAACCACCGAATTTCCTTCGGTGCGTTTTGTTTTTTTGACCAAACCGTATGATGACCTTCCGCCGTACCGCGCCAACGACACGCGTCCGCAAGACGTTCGGGGCCGTCGCCGACGCCATGGAGCTCCCGGACCTCATCGAGGTGCAGCGCCGCAGCTACCGCTGGTTCTTCGAGACCGGCATCCGCGAGCTGTTCGGCGAGGTGAGCCCGATCAAGGATTTCATCGGCCGCGACCTTGAGCTGTTCTTCGACGACTACTACTTGGACGAGCCCAAGTTCGACGAGAAGACCTCCCGCCTCAAGAACGTCACGTATGAGGCGCCGTTGCGCGTGAAGACGCGCCTCCTGAACAAGCGCAACCAGACGGTGAAGGAGCAGGAGATCTACCTCGGCGACCTGCCGCTCATGACCCCGCGCGGGACGTTCATCATCAACGGGGTGGAGCGCGTGGTCGTTTCCCAGCTCGTGCGTTCCGCCGGCGCCTTCTTCACGGCCGAGGCGTACCGCGGCCGCCGCTACTACGGCGCGAAGATCATCCCCAACCGCGGCGCCTGGCTCGAGTTCGAGACGGACCCGAAGAACGTCATCTGGGTGAAGATCGACCGCAAGCGCAAGGTGGCGGTCACGAGCCTCCTGCGCGCCTTCGGCGTGGTAAGCGACGAGGAGATCCTCGCCATGTTCGCCGACGTCGACACGCACCCCACCAACCGTTACATCGAGGCCACCATCAACAAGGACGCGGCCAAGAGCGAGGAGGAAGGGCACATCGAGGTGTACAAGCGCATCCGCCCGGGCGACCGCGCCACGGCGGACAACGCCAAGTCCCTCATCCACTCGATGTTCTTCAATTTCGACCGATACGACCTCGGGCGCGTGGGCCGCTACAAGTTCAACCTGCGCTTCAACCTGTCCACCGAGGAGGCGGACGTGGCCCCGGAGGAGAACCGCATCCTCAAGAAGGAGGACCTGGCGGCCATCATCAAGGAGATCATCCGCCTCAACATCGCCCAGGAGGACGCCGATGACGTGGACCACCTCGGGAACCGCCGCGTGCGCGCCGTGGGCGAGCTCATCCAGAGCCGGTTCCGCGTGGGCCTCGCGCGCATGGAGCGCATCATCAAGGACCGCATGTCCACCCAGGACATCGAGACGCTTTCCCCGGGCCGCCTCATCAACGCCCGGCCGGTGATCGGCGCGGTGCGCGAGTTCTTCATGTCCTCGCAGCTGTCGCAGTTCATGGACCAGACCAATCCGCTCTCCGAGCTCGAGCACAAGCGCCGCCTTTCCGCGATGGGCCCGGGCGGGCTCACCCGCGAGCGCGCCGGGTTCGAGGTGCGCGACGTGCATCCGTCCCACTACGGCCGCATCTGCCCGATCGGCACCCCGGAAGGCCCCAACATCGGCCTGATCGGCCAGCTCTCCTCGTACGCCGTCATCAACGACTACGGGTTCATCGAGACGCCGTACCGCAAGGTGGTGAAGCATACGCAAAAGGACGGCACGACCGTCGCCAAGGTGACCGGCGAGATCGAATACATCAACGCCTTCAAGGAAGAGCGTTCGGTCACCGTGCCCGCGACCACGCCGCTCAACGAGGACGGCACCTTCAAGGACGCCTACGTGGGCGCCCGCAAGTTCAACGAGCCGAAAGTGGTGCACAACGGGGAAGTGGACTACATGGACGTCTCCTCCACCCAGATCGTCTCGATCGGCACCGCGCTCATCCCGTTCCTCGAGCACGACGACGCCACGCGCGCGCTCATGGGCACCAACATGCAACGCCAGGCCGTGCCGTGCGTGCGCCCCGAAGCCCCCATCATCGGCACGGGCGTGGAGCACCGTTCCGCCAAGGATTCCGGCCACGTGGTCCTTGCCGAGGCGGACGGGACCGTCACGCGGGTGGACGGCAACCGCATCCAGGTGACCGACAAGAAGGACAACGTCTTCGACTACGAGCTCAAGAAGTTCCTGCGCTCCAACAACTCCACCGGCATCACCCAGCGCCCGTCGGTCGACCTCGGGCAGAAAGTGAAGAACGGGGACCTCATCGCGGACTCGAGCTCGGTGGACCATGGCGAGCTCGCGCTCGGCCAGAACGTGCTCGTGGCCTTCATGGCCTGGGGCGGCTACAACTACGAGGACGCCGTCATCATGAGCGAGCGCCTCGTGCACGACGACCGTTTCACGAGCGTGCACATCGAGAACTACACCATCGACCTGCGCGATACCAAGCTCGGCCCCGAGGTGATCACCTCCGACATCCCGAACGTGTCCGAGGAGAAGCTCAAGAACCTCGACGCCGAAGGGGTGATCCGCATCGGTGCGGAGGTGAAGAGCGGCGACATCCTGGTGGGGAAGATCACCCCCAAGGGCGAGAGCGAGCTCTCCGCCGAGGAGAAGCTCCTGCGCGCCATCTTCGGCGAGAAGGCCCGCGACGTGCGCGACTCCTCGCTCACCTTGGAGCATGGCGAGCACGGCAAGGTGGTGGGCATCCAGGTGTTCTCCCGCGAGGCCGGCGACAAGCTGCCCCCGGGCGTCATCAGGCAGATCCAGGTGTCCGTGGCCGACCTGCGCAAGATCCAGGTGGGCGACAAGATGGCCGGCCGCCACGGCAACAAGGGCGTGGTGTCCAAGATCGTCCCGGTCGCGGACATGCCGTTCTTGCCTGACGGCACTCCGGCCGACGTCATCCTCACCCCGCTG encodes the following:
- a CDS encoding helix-turn-helix domain-containing protein, translated to MSFVIRKLNENGTVGATLHAMRKAVGWTLSELAAKTKIPKTVLDAIEKDAHDKLPAPLYARQYLKVYAKALGGDPEYFLHRFDAERGTCDFLGATRLPIGRTSARQLFVGSRLLKAAGFAAVALALCGYLGLEVRRIVSAPDIALSSPSDGFTTDEASVRVSGEADPDAKVLVNGVHMLLQDDGTFATDVMLERGLNVITVEGAKRYSKTASLYRRVILDQEGEKTADAVREEPRI
- a CDS encoding DNA translocase FtsK, translated to MPPSMARRRKRRQQEEEEGRFELDPDTRRGIVAVGLFAASALMFLSFFHIAGSLGGWVDGGLSALFGWDRFLVPVILIIIGATLIFPERGTFSGWNYLGLLCFFLSFNTLLNLILVNRPEPFTADLSAAGGWLGQFLGLALPAAIGYWGSLIVSSSLLVIAVLLAFNTSLRRLAGAHEHLLGWFGARLHRETLAPRDVEIEEGLGEQEELEEQEEELDEEDEEGSEKKPAKPVTMPPGEKALLIKERREVIIPLDLLEKRAGKADAGDIERKIEIIQKTFVQFGIDVEMGETSVGPTVTQFTLRPAQGVKLARIVGLTNDLALALAAHPIRIEAPIPGKALVGIEVPNQTVATVSLRELLESRPFQARASNLALPLGKDVSGNVSVVALDKMPHMLVAGATGSGKSVALNTFIISLLYENGPDDLKLILVDPKRVEMGIYEGIPHLLVPPITKGEDTVNALKWTVREMDRRLDVLAKFGARDIASFNARTEEKMPKVVVIIDELADLMQTSGREVEALVVRIAQMARAVGIHLLLATQRPSVDVITGLIKANVPARVAFAVASQMDSRTILDASGAEKLLGRGDMLFTCAELSKPRRLQGAYVSEDECARVVAFLKKQGVPDYNMAITKPAPGGGSAFDGEGDDDPLLDDAVAVVLQSGKASTSLLQRRLKVGYGRAARIMDLMEERGVIGAGEGAKPREILIDEWPPGGEVETELEKADAEEPSEEESDEDGGEEDGDGTTVVEEGEEEQNKKE
- the rpoB gene encoding DNA-directed RNA polymerase subunit beta; this translates as MTFRRTAPTTRVRKTFGAVADAMELPDLIEVQRRSYRWFFETGIRELFGEVSPIKDFIGRDLELFFDDYYLDEPKFDEKTSRLKNVTYEAPLRVKTRLLNKRNQTVKEQEIYLGDLPLMTPRGTFIINGVERVVVSQLVRSAGAFFTAEAYRGRRYYGAKIIPNRGAWLEFETDPKNVIWVKIDRKRKVAVTSLLRAFGVVSDEEILAMFADVDTHPTNRYIEATINKDAAKSEEEGHIEVYKRIRPGDRATADNAKSLIHSMFFNFDRYDLGRVGRYKFNLRFNLSTEEADVAPEENRILKKEDLAAIIKEIIRLNIAQEDADDVDHLGNRRVRAVGELIQSRFRVGLARMERIIKDRMSTQDIETLSPGRLINARPVIGAVREFFMSSQLSQFMDQTNPLSELEHKRRLSAMGPGGLTRERAGFEVRDVHPSHYGRICPIGTPEGPNIGLIGQLSSYAVINDYGFIETPYRKVVKHTQKDGTTVAKVTGEIEYINAFKEERSVTVPATTPLNEDGTFKDAYVGARKFNEPKVVHNGEVDYMDVSSTQIVSIGTALIPFLEHDDATRALMGTNMQRQAVPCVRPEAPIIGTGVEHRSAKDSGHVVLAEADGTVTRVDGNRIQVTDKKDNVFDYELKKFLRSNNSTGITQRPSVDLGQKVKNGDLIADSSSVDHGELALGQNVLVAFMAWGGYNYEDAVIMSERLVHDDRFTSVHIENYTIDLRDTKLGPEVITSDIPNVSEEKLKNLDAEGVIRIGAEVKSGDILVGKITPKGESELSAEEKLLRAIFGEKARDVRDSSLTLEHGEHGKVVGIQVFSREAGDKLPPGVIRQIQVSVADLRKIQVGDKMAGRHGNKGVVSKIVPVADMPFLPDGTPADVILTPLGVVSRMNLGQILEVHLGLAANALGYHVATPVLNGVSEASIRAELKAAGFREDGQVTLYDGRTGEAFENPVTVGYMYILKLHHMVEDKIHQRSIGPYSLITQQPLGGKAQFGGQRFGEMEVWALEAYGAAHTLQEILTIKSDDVPGRSKAYESIIKGEAIRKVNIPESFNVLIRELKGLCLDVELMKDGHKMDVGSEKKASA